GGCGTGGGTCACGGCACCGTAGATCTTGCCCTCGCCCGCGCGGACGCTGAGTTCCACGGCCACGCCGTTCAGGCGGCTGGCGAGGTCCTCGGCCTTGGCCTTTTCCTGCGCCTGGGTCTTCTGACGGGCGCGGACCTGGGCTTCGAGGGTCTTCATGTTGGTGGTGGTCGCCGGGGTGGCGATGCCCTGGGGAATCAGCCAGTTGCGGGCGTAGCCGGGCTTGACGTTCACCACGTCGCCCGTCTTGCCGAGGCGACCGGGTTCAAGAAGGATCACTTGCATGGCCCAGTCTCCTTACTTCCGGACCAGCTTCTCGGTGTAGGGCAGCAGCGCAAGCTGGCGGGCGATCTTGATCGTCTGCGAGATGCGGCGCTGGTTCTTGGCCGAGAGACCGGTGCGGCGGCGGGGAAGAATCTTGCCGGTGTCGGAGACAAAGCGGCGCAGCATCTTCACGTCTTTGTAGTCGGTGATTTCCAGTTCCCCGATGGAGAACGGGTCGACCTTGGGCTTGCGGGGGCGCTTCGGCCCCTTGCCGCGCGGCTTGCGCTCGGCGTTGTTCGCTTGCGTCATATGGGTTCCTCAGTGCCTGCCCTGCCCAAAACGGGTCAGAACGGCAGGTCTTCTTCTTCCGGCGGGAAATCGTCGAGACCTTGATCAATATCCAAGCCCCCCGAACGGGTCCCCGTGGTCGCCGCCCGTGCAGGTTGCGCCCGGCTCGCGCCGTAGCTGCCCTGCGACTGGGGACGCGCCTGACTGCTCGCGGTCTGCGTGCGAGGTCCGGCGGGGGTGGCTGCGGCACTGCCGGTGGCCGCGCCTCGGGACAGGGCTTCGACTCGCGTCGCCTCTACTTTGGTGCTGTTGCGCTTGTTGCCGTCACGGTCGGTCCAGCCCTCGTTGACCAGTCGGCCCTGCACCAGGACGGGATCGCCCTTTTTCAGGTCCTTCATGGCCTCGGCCAGGTCACGCCACAGGGTCACGTCGATCCAGTGGGTCTTTTCCTGCTTCTGCCCCTGACGGTCCTGCCAGGTCTCGTTCACGGCCAGGCCGAGTCCGAGCACGGCGTCTCCGGCGGGGGTGTAACGCAGTTCGGGGTCGCGGGTCACGTTGCCGATCACCAGCACCTCGTTCATGCCGCCCTGCATGCGAACGCCGCCTCCGGCATCCTGCACCAGTTCGGGGGCATACCCGAGCTGCTCGATGCGCCCGGCCTTGACCTTGACCATGCTGCGCTTGCCACCTTCCGGCGCTTCCCACTGGCTGTAGTCGAGATTGCCCTCGACCAGCACGGGGTCGCCGCTTTTCAGGCTCTTTTCGGCCTGCCACTCGGCGGGTTTGCCGAGGATGGAGACGCGGTGGTACCAGGGGAGGGTGCGCTCGCGTCCGTCGTTGCCGACCACGTGATCCTCACCGGCGACGGTCGCCTCAAAGACGGCCACACCGCTGGGCGTGTAACGGAGTTCGGGATCGCGGGCAAGGACGCCGATCAGGTAAACGTGGTTCATGCCTCGGGCCATAACAGGTTCTCCTTCGTAAGCTGGCGAGTGACTGGTACTTCTGCGTTGCAGGCGGGGTTGGCCCTTGCGGGTTGACCTGAGAATAACAGGCTGCGGCCATTACGTCAATGACGTAATCAGCTCAGGCCTTCTTGGTCTTCCACTCCGGGCGGTCCCTGACCACCAGGATACGGCGCACGTTGTCGCGCAGGCGCAGGGTGGCGGCGATGTCCTTTTCAGGGTTGCCACCGGCCCGGATGGTGTACATCAGGTAGTAGCCCTCGCGGTCCTTGTCGATGGCGTAGGCCATGCGGCGGTTGCCCACCTC
This genomic stretch from Deinococcus carri harbors:
- the rplI gene encoding 50S ribosomal protein L9, with amino-acid sequence MQVILLEPGRLGKTGDVVNVKPGYARNWLIPQGIATPATTTNMKTLEAQVRARQKTQAQEKAKAEDLASRLNGVAVELSVRAGEGKIYGAVTHADVAGALDKLGFDVDRRRIDMPKTVKEIGEYDIAYRAHPEVTIPMKLVVHAQK
- the rpsF gene encoding 30S ribosomal protein S6; translation: MNQYDLNLILNPNLSAEQVQIEKDYIETTLRNAGAELANLDEVGNRRMAYAIDKDREGYYLMYTIRAGGNPEKDIAATLRLRDNVRRILVVRDRPEWKTKKA
- the ssb gene encoding single-stranded DNA-binding protein → MARGMNHVYLIGVLARDPELRYTPSGVAVFEATVAGEDHVVGNDGRERTLPWYHRVSILGKPAEWQAEKSLKSGDPVLVEGNLDYSQWEAPEGGKRSMVKVKAGRIEQLGYAPELVQDAGGGVRMQGGMNEVLVIGNVTRDPELRYTPAGDAVLGLGLAVNETWQDRQGQKQEKTHWIDVTLWRDLAEAMKDLKKGDPVLVQGRLVNEGWTDRDGNKRNSTKVEATRVEALSRGAATGSAAATPAGPRTQTASSQARPQSQGSYGASRAQPARAATTGTRSGGLDIDQGLDDFPPEEEDLPF
- the rpsR gene encoding 30S ribosomal protein S18; its protein translation is MTQANNAERKPRGKGPKRPRKPKVDPFSIGELEITDYKDVKMLRRFVSDTGKILPRRRTGLSAKNQRRISQTIKIARQLALLPYTEKLVRK